A window of the Deinococcus aquiradiocola genome harbors these coding sequences:
- a CDS encoding sucrase ferredoxin codes for MTRLPLCSAESIAAGEDPIGTAPHWAEVTVLELDVPVWARVRDADAWTPAQRDVFAALRERVEASGAGFGLLMSAPVTPGGPLRVRHYTLAGGGYVRQDYLSTWPQSEWARGLHDTLIDPANLRDWARPPAVPGPDLHVCTHGTVDAACGRAGIPVYRALQDAGVRAWRTGHFGGHRFAATAVDLPAGLLWAHLTPELAVQVARREVPPEHAARHLRGFAGLPPLAQVLDRHLLLQHGWSWLDRERRATLTAAPDGTRVTLHVGAPGDGSGDPATYRATVTAAPDLHLRGSSHDAARSRVPQYRLGPVEQLQPDAARSGP; via the coding sequence GTGACCCGCCTGCCGCTGTGCTCCGCGGAGTCGATCGCCGCGGGCGAGGACCCCATCGGGACCGCGCCGCACTGGGCGGAGGTGACGGTGCTGGAACTCGACGTCCCCGTCTGGGCGCGCGTGCGCGACGCGGACGCCTGGACGCCCGCGCAGCGGGACGTGTTCGCCGCGCTGCGCGAGCGGGTCGAGGCGAGCGGCGCGGGCTTCGGGCTGCTGATGAGTGCGCCCGTCACGCCCGGCGGGCCGCTGCGCGTGCGGCACTACACGCTGGCGGGCGGCGGCTACGTCCGGCAGGACTACCTGAGCACGTGGCCTCAGAGCGAGTGGGCGCGCGGTCTGCACGACACCCTGATCGACCCGGCGAACCTGCGGGACTGGGCGCGGCCGCCCGCCGTGCCCGGCCCGGACCTGCACGTCTGCACGCACGGCACGGTGGACGCCGCGTGCGGCCGAGCCGGGATTCCCGTGTACCGTGCGCTGCAGGACGCGGGCGTGCGCGCGTGGCGCACCGGGCACTTCGGCGGTCACCGCTTCGCCGCGACGGCCGTGGACCTGCCCGCTGGGCTGCTGTGGGCGCACCTGACGCCGGAACTGGCCGTGCAGGTCGCCCGGCGCGAGGTGCCGCCCGAGCACGCCGCACGGCACCTGCGTGGCTTCGCGGGCCTCCCGCCGCTCGCGCAGGTCCTCGACCGACACCTGCTGCTGCAGCACGGCTGGTCGTGGCTGGACCGCGAACGCCGCGCCACCCTGACCGCCGCCCCGGACGGCACGCGCGTCACCCTGCACGTCGGCGCACCGGGGGACGGGAGCGGTGACCCGGCCACCTACCGGGCAACCGTGACGGCCGCGCCGGACCTGCACCTGCGCGGCTCCAGCCACGACGCCGCCCGCTCGCGCGTGCCGCAGTATCGGCTCGGACCGGTCGAG
- a CDS encoding ABC transporter substrate-binding protein has translation MNRSLLLTAALLSGLGAAQTSPRPAATLTVQHDEGSAQVRRDPRRVIVLDEEALGWIYALGVSDRLVGLGSAVLTPADLTPDGHVKPERIRGTFLARGDLSHATFVGNWTQPNLETILALKPDLIVRATWQGNGNYPQLSRIAPTLGYSEQDSGYWRKGLRDLARIFGRQQQAENVIRQVADTNRTNGRALQAAGVFRKYPKAVVVSPFKGGGTYLYTKTRLIEDVRALGFRDGMKSDASTLGVGGVVSDEALLALPKDTLVIVFPPGGQYNGAQDFLKSAVGQRLKDQTVLYTQEPNSPWAGPLVSIRDSSGLTKVILEKVK, from the coding sequence GTGAATCGCTCCCTGCTCCTCACCGCCGCCCTGCTCAGCGGCCTCGGCGCCGCCCAGACCAGCCCGCGCCCCGCCGCCACCCTCACGGTCCAGCACGACGAGGGCAGCGCCCAGGTCCGCCGCGACCCCAGACGCGTCATCGTTCTCGACGAGGAAGCCCTCGGCTGGATCTACGCCCTGGGCGTCAGTGACCGCCTGGTGGGCCTCGGCAGCGCCGTCCTCACGCCCGCCGACCTCACCCCGGACGGCCACGTGAAACCCGAACGTATCCGGGGCACCTTCCTCGCCCGCGGCGACCTGAGCCACGCCACCTTCGTGGGCAACTGGACGCAGCCGAACCTCGAAACGATCCTGGCCCTGAAACCCGACCTGATCGTCCGCGCCACCTGGCAGGGCAACGGCAACTACCCGCAGCTCAGCCGCATCGCGCCCACCCTCGGGTACAGCGAACAGGACAGCGGCTACTGGCGCAAGGGCCTGCGCGACCTCGCCCGTATCTTCGGACGGCAGCAGCAGGCTGAGAACGTCATCCGGCAGGTCGCCGACACCAACCGCACGAACGGCCGCGCCCTGCAGGCTGCCGGCGTGTTCCGCAAGTACCCGAAGGCCGTGGTCGTCTCGCCCTTCAAGGGCGGCGGCACCTACCTGTACACCAAGACGCGCCTGATCGAGGACGTGCGCGCCCTCGGCTTCCGGGACGGCATGAAGTCCGACGCCAGCACGCTCGGCGTGGGCGGCGTCGTGAGCGACGAGGCACTCCTCGCCCTCCCGAAGGACACCCTGGTGATCGTGTTCCCACCCGGCGGGCAGTACAACGGCGCACAGGACTTCCTGAAGAGCGCCGTCGGCCAGCGCCTCAAGGACCAGACCGTGCTGTACACCCAGGAACCCAACAGCCCCTGGGCCGGTCCGCTCGTGTCCATCCGCGACAGCAGCGGCCTCACCAAAGTCATCCTGGAGAAGGTGAAGTGA